In a genomic window of Oncorhynchus kisutch isolate 150728-3 linkage group LG9, Okis_V2, whole genome shotgun sequence:
- the LOC116375232 gene encoding fibroin heavy chain-like, translating to MPWLVRGESLVQALVGARRGPRFRPWLGRGEGPGWSGPWLGRGASPGSGPGWSGPWLGRGAGCGSGPGWGEEMSLVQALFGARSEPWLGRGAGPGWGEWKALVGALVGARRGPWLGRGEVPGWGEERSLVGTRRGPWFGRGEVPGLDEERSLVWARRGPWFGRGEVPGLGEERSLVWARRGPWFGRGEVPGLGEERSLVWARRGPWFGRGEVPGWGEERSLVRALVGASTGPWFWPWFGRGEVPGLGEERSLVQALFGARRGPWFGPWSGGGGGGFRALVGERSGPWLGRGQGRGSGPGWGDGRALVGGRALVRALVGARRGPSLGPVER from the coding sequence ATGCCCTGGTTGGTGCGAGGAGAGTCCCTGGTTCAGGCCCTGGTTGGAGCGAGGAGAGGTCCCAGGTTCAGGCCctggttggggcgaggagagggccCTGGTTGGAGCGGGCCCTGGTTGGGGCGAGGAGCGAGCCCTGGTTCAGGCCCTGGTTGGAGCGGGCCCTGGTTGGGGCGAGGAGCGGGCTGCGGTTCAGGCCCTGGATGGGGCGAGGAGATGTCCCTGGTTCAGGCCCTGTTTGGGGCGAGGAGCGAGCCCTGGTTGGGGCGAGGAGCGGGCCCTGGTTGGGGTGAGTGGAAGGCCCTGGTTGGGGCCctggttggggcgaggagaggtccctggttggggcgaggagaggtccctggttggggcgaggagaggtcCCTGGTTGGGACGAGGAGAGGTCCCTGGTTTGGACGAGGAGAGGTCCCTGGTTTGGACGAGGAGAGGTCCCTGGTTTGGGCGAGGAGAGGTCCCTGGTTTGGGCGAGGAGAGGTCCCTGGTTTGGGCGAGGAGAGGTCCCTGGTTTGGGCGAGGAGAGGTCCCTGGTTTGGGCGAGGAGAGGTCCCTGGTTTGGGCGAGGAGAGGTCCCTGGTTTGGGCGAGGAGAGGTCCCTGGTTTGGGCGAGGAGAGGTCCctggttggggcgaggagaggtcCCTAGTTCGGGCTCTGGTTGGGGCGAGTACAGGGCCCTGGTTCTGGCCCTGGTTTGGGCGAGGAGAGGTCCCTGGTTTGGGCGAGGAGAGGTCCCTGGTTCAGGCGCTGTTCGGGGCGAGGAGAGGTCCCTGGTTCGGGCcctggtcgggggggggggggggggggttcagggcCCTGGTTGGGGAGAGGAGCGGGCCCTGGTTGGGGCGAGGACAGGGCCGTGGTTCTGGCCCTGGTTGGGGCGATGGGAGGGCCCTGGTTGGGGGGAGGGCCCTGGTGCGGGCCCTTGTTGGGGCGAGGCGAGGGCCCTCGTTGGGGCCAGTggagagatag
- the LOC109897053 gene encoding tripartite motif-containing protein 16: MAEQGVLLDQGQFCCSICLDLLKEPVTINCGHSYCSNCIEDSWDKDDPTGVYSCPQCRHTFSPRPALMKNSLLAMVVGNMKKTGLQATSPTLCFAGPGDVECDFCNGRKQKALKSCLVCLASYCETHLQPHYNVAPLMKHKLVKATTQLQDNICSHHDKLMEIFCRTDQQCICYLCTMDEHKGHDTVSITAEKTEKQKQIGTSQQKVNQRVQEREKELKELQQAVEFLSRSAQAAVEESERIFTELIDSIERRRSEMKELIVAQENSAVSQAEALMERLEQEITELKRREIELEKLTHTEDHIHFLESYQSLASPSVFSDLPTIDVRPLQYFEDVSEAVSNLREKLEGILKREWCRISTRVNLVDVLHPPEPKTRADFLQYSCRLTLDANTLYRQLFLSERNRKVKLKRKGYSYHSSPDRFTQLCQVLCREGLSGRCYWEVEWSGWKIYAGVSYKDISRSGPAEDCQFGHNDKSWSLECCSNGYFFRHNNVKTEVARPQSSRVGVYLDHQAGTLSFYSVSDTMTLLHSVQTRFTQPLYPGFWLHCFKTTAELCELD; the protein is encoded by the exons ATGGCTGAGCAGGGAGTTCTCCTGGACCAGGGCCAGTTCTGCTGCTCTATCTGCCTGGATTTACTGAAAGAGCCGGTCACTATCAACTGTGGACACAGTTACTGTAGCAACTGTATTGAGGACTCCTGGGATAAGGATGACCCAACGGGTGTCTACAGCTGTCCCCAGTGTAGACATACCTTCTCCCCAAGGCCTGCTCTGATGAAGAATAGCCTGCTAGCCATGGTGGTCGGGAACATGAAGAAGACAGGGCTCCAGGCTACTTCTCCTACTCTGTGCTTTGCTGGACCTGGAGATGTGGAATGTGATTTCTGCAATGGGAGAAAGCAGAAAGCTCTCAAGTCATGTCTGGTGTGTCTAGCCTCTTACTGCGAGACTCATCTCCAGCCTCACTATAATGTAGCTCCATTGATGAAGCACAAGCTGGTCAAAGCCACCACACAATTACAGGACAATATCTGCTCTCATCATGACAAACTGATGGAGATTTTCTGCCGGACCGACCAGCAGTGTATCTGTTATCTGTGTACCATGGATGAACATAAAGGCCATGATACAGTCTCAATCACTGCAGAAAAGACTGAGAAGCAG AAGCAGATTGGGACAAGTCAGCAGAAGGTCAACCAGAGAGtccaggagagggagaaagagttgAAGGAACTGCAACAGGCTGTGGAGTTTCTCAGC CGCTCTGCACAGGCAGCAGTGGAAGAAAGTGAGAGGATCTTTACAGAGTTGATTGACTCCATTGAGAGAAGGCGCTCGGagatgaaggagctgatcgtagcCCAGGAGAATTCAGCTGTGAGTCAAGCTGAAGCCCTCATGGAGCGTTTGGAGCAGGAGATCACtgagctgaagaggagagagattgagCTGGAAAAGCTGACACACACAGAGGATCACATCCATTTCCTGGAG agttatcagtctctcgCCAGTCCCAGTGTATTTTCAGACTTGCCCACCATCGATGTCCGTCCTCTTCAGTACTTTGAGGATGTGAGTGAGGCTGTGTCTAACCTGAGAGAGAAACTGGAGGGCATCTTGAAGAGAGAATGGTGCAGAATCTCCACCAGAG TGAATCTAGTGGATGTTCTACACCCACCCGAGCCCAAGACCAGAGCTGACTTCTTACAAT ATTCATGTCGGCTCACCCTGGACGCAAACACGTTATACAGACAACTCTTTCTGTCTGAGCGGAACAGAAAGGTGAAACTGAAGCGCAAAGGCTACTCCTACCACAGTAGTCCAGACAGATTCACTCAATTGTGTCAGGTGCTGTGCAGGGAAGGTCTGTCTgggcgctgttactgggaggtggagtggagtgggtGGAAGATTTATGCAGGCGTTTCGTATAAAGACATCAGCCGATCTGGGCCTGCAGAGGATTGTCAATTTGGACacaatgacaagtcctggagtTTAGAGTGCTGTAGTAATGGTTACTTTTTCCGACATAATAATGTAAAGACTGAAGTGGCACGCCCTCAGTCCTCCAGAGTAGGAGTGTACCTGGATCACCAGGCGggcactctgtccttctacagTGTCTCTGACACAATGACCCTCCTCCACAGTGTCCAGACCAGATTCACGCAGCCCCTCTATCCTGGGTTCTGGCTTCATTGCTTTAAGACCACAGCTGAGTTATGTGAGTTAGACTAG
- the LOC109897052 gene encoding HAUS augmin-like complex subunit 6, translated as MSTLQRTNGKYLWWSLVGLGFQPEVAASSGASKANVKHIILGPNMFDKPNKDAFYIVTHFLLEKLNPARFHDAYRHCWPVLDHKADAEFRKVTCAWLRDLMDEQGSTVPKVVASLFLSPGGPKFVNLMLHLANHVMLHDMKTFSTDGTWVPEAAAAPASSVEMALKRFQLVKTRFLRGAVEQDLMLQEYQRQAQSRVKSLRDWRAEDAKYDDLHKRHKKVEQEATPQADKIQKVRSLWSSMDGVLSTLEEERRVVESVIRGDVDQYTLDGTDLALKIPRVLLERIEQLSHLSSVGSVYEAGQLNILRMLELLHQALVLLGAERTRVAGHTPIAQLHPLHLQERNLQMARAMEDLRVMRKRISKEEIPEVKSLIRKLEAEWDRKWADCLKRTPLTSFLNEDPALEFLFPMAPLSFEPATDASFKSSIFSQYPANLPEFPEEKPVATDSVPMETVTTMDYTLKSLYPPAVEMIASLPSVDIFPLTPLPALCESPLAVPAKAPSPSHLPASVRKTPCVSAVKKKAQILDSELDNLANQFAEAVTPSPGNISLRGLELGDILGTLGEDPFSTRKQIPRTPESLISDVKSSWRRAVEEEEAQKACLSATFDCDNIRGCLMPLSEVHEASLGHDFSSLNTSLDPTRFSINQEVFPEQYSIDQETLPELPGNDSSLLTSINSRDISNTEEEELLLPHIPYLPTETEPALLDARRRLEKIQKAFGEASFMDHRQGAPDDKRSLDARDWLMAATLETSATVEVTDKVFSLDLDTLESPSPPRTGQYNLPQLFTFSPIDDL; from the exons ATGTCGACTCTTCAGAGAACGAACGGTAAATATCTATGGTGGTCTCTTGTGGGTCTTGGATTTCAACCCGAAGTCGCAGCATCATCAGGAGCCAGCAAAGCCAATGTTAAACACATCATTCTTGGACC CAATATGTTTGACAAACCAAACAAGGACGCATTCTACATAGTTACCCATTTCCTGTTAGAAAAACTCAACCCCGCACGCTTCCACGATGCATACAG GCATTGCTGGCCAGTGTTGGACCACAAAGCAGATGCCGAATTCCGTAAGGTGACCTGTGCTTGGCTGCGAGATCTAATG GATGAGCAGGGGAGCACAGTTCCCAAAGTGGTGGCGTCACTATTCCTCTCGCCTGGTGGACCCAAGTTCGTCAACCTTATGCTCCATCTAGCCAATCATGTCATGTTGCATGATATGAAGACATTTTCAACAG ATGGCACGTGGGTCCCAGAGGCAGCGGCAGCCCCTGCCTCTTCTGTGGAAATGGCGCTGAAGCGGTTTCAGCTGGTCAAGACCAGATTCCTGAGAGGAGCTGTGGAACAGGACCTGATGCTGCAGGAGTACCAGAGACAGGCCCA GTCTCGAGTGAAGTCTTTGAGAGATTGGAGGGCTGAAGACGCAAAGTATGATGATTTGCATAA GCGTCACAAGAAAGTTGAACAGGAGGCAACCCCTCAAGCTGACAAGATTCAGAAG GTGCGCTCCTTGTGGTCGTCCATGGACGGAGTGCTGTCCACCCTGGAGGAGGAGCGGCGGGTGGTGGAAAGTGTCATCAGGGGAGATGTGGACCAGTACACCCTGGACGGGACGGACCTTGCCCTCAAAATCCCCCGGGTTCTGCTAGAGCGGATAGAGCAGTTATCCCACCTG TCGAGTGTGGGCAGTGTTTACGAGGCAGGACAGCTGAACATCCTCCGTATGCTGGAGCTGCTCCACCAGGCTCTGGTCCTCCTAGGGGCGGAAAGGACCCGGGTGGCAGGACACACCCCCATTGCCCAGCTCCACCCCTTGCACCTGCAGGAGAGGAACCTACAGATGGCCCGCGCCATGGAGGATCTCCGAGTCATGAG GAAGAGGATTTCAAAGGAAGAAATTCCCGAGGTGAAGAGCCTCATCAGAAAGTTGGAGGCGGAGTGGGACCGGAAGTGGGCGGACTGTTTGAAACGcacgccactgacctcgttcctCAATGAGGATCCT gCCCTGGAATTTCTGTTCCCCATGGCTCCTCTGTCCTTTGAGCCTGCCACCGATGCCAGCTTCAAATCCAGCATCTTCTCTCAGTATCCGGCCAATCTACCCG AATTTCCTGAGGAGAAGCCTGTGGCGACTGACTCTGTTCCAATGGAGACCGTTACCACAATGGATTATACCCTCAAAAG cCTCTACCCTCCAGCTGTTGAGATGATTGCATCTCTTCCTAGTGTGGACATTTTCCCACTGACTCCCCTCCCTGCACTTTGTGAATCTCCTCTGGCTGTCCCTGCCAAAGCTCCCTCACCAAGCCACCTGCCG GCCAGTGTAAGGAAGACTCCTTGTGTGTCTGCAGTGAAGAAAAAGGCTCAGATCCTTGACTCTGAGTTGGACAACTTAGCAAATCAG TTTGCGGAGGCTGTGACCCCCAGCCCTGGCAACATAAGTTTACGAGGACTTGAGCTGGGAGACATACTCGGTACTCTTGGCGAAGACCCTTTCTCCACCAGGAAGCAGATTCCACGCACCCCAGAGAGTTTGA tttCGGATGTGAAGAGTTCCTGGCGAAGGgcggtggaggaagaggaggctcaGAAGGCCTGCCTGTCTGCTACATTTGACTGCGACAACATCCGTGGGTGCCTCATGCCCCTCAGCGAGGTACATGAGGCCTCCCTTGGCCACGACTTTTCCTCCCTGAACACAAGCCTGGATCCCACCAGGTTCAGCATCAACCAAGAGGTGTTCCCAGAGCAGTACAGTATAGATCAGGAGACACTTCCCGAGCTGCCGGGCAACGACAGCAGCCTCCTGACCTCCATTAACTCCAGGGACATATCCAACACCGAGGAGGAAGAGCTGCTCCTCCCCCACATCCCCTATCTCCCCACAGAGACTGAGCCAGCCCTGCTGGATGCACGCAGGCGTTTGGAGAAGATCCAGAAGGCTTTTGGAGAGGCCTCCTTCATGGACCACCGCCAGGGGGCGCCAGATGACAAGAGGAGCCTGGACGCCAGAGACTGGCTGATGGCAGCAACACTGGAGACCTCAGCCACAGTGGAAGTGACGGACAAGGTCTTTTCCCTGGATCTGGACACTCTAGAGAGCCCCTCACCGCCAAGAACAGGGCAGTATAACCTCCCGCAACTGTTCACATTCTCCCCCATAGATGACCTGTAG